The uncultured Paludibaculum sp. sequence GAATGCATCGGCATCCGCACCACCATCACCATCCCGGCCGGCCAGATCGGCAACGAGCGCGCCCTGGAGATGGTCACCGAGCGCTGGAGTTCCCCTGAACTCGGCTTCGACGTTCTCCGCAAGCACTCCGATCCGCGCAACGGCGAGACGACCTATAAACTCACCAACATCGTAAGAGGCGAGCAGCCCCGCAGTCTCTTCGAAGTCCCGGCCGACTACAAGCTGAACGACTTCAGCACCGAAACCATGCGCAAGAAGATGACGATCAAGATGCGCGACGCGGCCCCCGAAAACCAGTAAACCCAGATCCGCAAAGAGGAAAGGCCCGCCGGCTCCCCGCAGCCGGCGGGCTTTTTTTATCTTCCACTCAAAGCGTGTTTGAGCTCCGCCTACCTACCCAATCCCAGTTCCAAGGCCGCCTCTGAGAGTCGCTTGTCCAGCGTCCAAAACTCGCAATGTGTGAGCAAGGAGGAGGCCAGAATATGGACATCGATCCAGCCGAGCCCCCGGCCCGAGAGCTTACAATCCTCAATCAGCCAAAGCACTTCGGCGTGAGTTGCCGGTTTAACGGCCGGTAGTGCGCTCAGGCCGGAAAGAACGAGCGCTCGATCCTTCAGGTTCCCGCACGCCAGTTCGCCGAGCACGAAAGGATGCATCACTACGAGTCCCTCCGCCAATAGATCCGACAACCTGGGCTCTCCCTTTCGGAAGTGTTGAATCCAAACGGAAGTGTCAGCAAGAACCATTACGCGGAACGCCGTCGCGGAATACTGGCCAATTTCGGCTGAGTTCCGCCGAGCGCAGCGAGCCGCTTACCGGCCTCTCGCGCAATGAGCGCTTCCAGACCGGCTCGAACCAACGCGGTCTTTTCATCAATACCCGTCAGTTCCTTAGCACGCTCGATCAGACGGTCGTCGATGATCAACGTAGTTCGCATATGCATCAGTATGCCTGTTTGATGCATACACGTCAAGCGTGGTCCATGCTCAGAACCACATTCCACACATCCTCCTCCACAGGCACACCCAGCCTTAGGTTCTCCTCCCGCACGCGTAGGGTCTGTTCTCCCGGATAGCGCACAGCGCCTTCTTCTCCCATTCTCAACGACTCCACCACGCCGTCGGCCATCCTGGTGAGTTCCTCCGCTGCGGCCAGGCCTCCGGGGTGTAAAGCTAAGAAAATCTGAGAGATGCCGGTCTCCTTATCCATGTCGTCACTGATCTGGTGAGTCGCCAGACCGCCTGATAGCATGGTCGCCATCAGGTCCAACATCATCGATAGCCCGGACCCTTTCCAGTATCCAATCGGCAGTGGACGCCAGGACTGCTCGATCGCCGCCGGGTCCCTGGTCAGCTTGCCGTCGCTGTCGAAACCGCCGTCCACGGGCAGTAACTCACTGCGTTTTCTATAAGCTGCGAGCGTCCCGTAGGAGAACTGCGACATCGCCATGTCCAGCACCACATGTCCACCAGCTCGCGGCACCGCGATCACCAACGGGTTGTTGCCTAGCTTGCGGACCTTGCTGCCCCAGGGCGGCAGGTTCGGCATCGTGTTTGTCCAGCACAGCCCGATCATGCCAGCCTCGGCCGCCTGCCAACCATAGGTGCCTGCCCTCATCCAGTGATTTGTTTGAGATAGCGCGACGCAGCCCACACCGTGTTGGCGTGCGATCTCGATGGCCCGGCCCATTGAGGCGTAGGCGTTCAGGGGACCGGGGCCGCGCCGACCGTTCCAGCGCTCCAGCACTCCGAAGGCGCTCAGCAGCTCCGGAGACTCATGCACGCGCACGATCCCATCCCGTATGTTGTTGATAAAGCGGGGAAAACGATTCAAGCCGTGGGTATACACTCCATCGCGCGTCGTCTCAGCGAAAAGGCGGGCGCACAAAGCGGCGCGTTCGGGCGTAAACCCGTGCTTCAGTAGGACCCGGGTGAGAATCTCATGTAGCTCCTGGAACGGTACTCGCAGCATGTTTCCATACTCGCCGCGCTTACGCGCGAGCCAACCGCTTTCTCAGCCAAAAGGCCACTACCATGCAGTACTCCGGTAGAGGCCCGACCGTCTCATCGCCGTGCCACCTGGAAAGCAGATCTTCGAGCCGGGTTCGGCTCAAGGACCGTTTGCCCAGCTCCAGGAAGAACCCCGAGAGGACCGCTTTGCGCTGATTCTGCAGCCACTTGCTGTTCAGGTTCAGCAGTTCCGCAATTTCGAATCCGAACTGGGCATCTGTTGACCAGATTGTGCCGTCGCCACGGTAAGAGAGCAGATCCTCGATGTGATGGTTTGGCTCCGCCGGATTCCGCGACAGCTCTCGGTTACCCTGTCGGGTGTCACAGTGTTGGTCATCATGAGGATGCCCTTCGCCCCCTCGGCACGCCCCGAGGAGATTGTGATAGGACAGCTGATCCTGCGGCTGTACTGTCTGGGGCCGCCAGTGCGCGATCTTCATAGACTGCCCATTTGGCTCGATTCGTGTCAGGCAGAAGCAACAGAGCCCGCGTTGCTCTTGCACTAGGCTAGCTCGTAAGTCGTCTTTTTCCGGATAGTTGTCGTACGTCGCAAAGCGAGCGGCCTGATGTCGGATCAAGCTTGGCGGCGGCTGTCCTTTGCGGATCTGCCTCATCGCAGTTCCGCGCCGAGAAAGCTGATCATCGTCCGCGCCCGAGTCAGTTCTGGGTCGTCCGGTCCGATCAGGCGCGCCACTTCGGCGATCGCCTTCTCTGCGCCACTTAAGTCTTCCTGATCAATGAGTTCAAAGAGCTTTGACAACTCCGCTTCGATGCCCGGATTGCGTGCGGATGTCGACATCACCTCTTCCAACACGCGGTTGGAGTCGACCCCAAATGAGTGCGCCGGAGGAACCGCCGTGTCTCCATCCAGCAACCGGATCTCTTCCGGCCGCATCTCGCCGATCACCTGTGGCGAGTGGGAAGTGCAGACGAACTGGATCGCTGGAAATGTACTTCGCAGTGAATGCACCACCTGGCGCTGCCAGCTCGGGTGCAGGTGGACGTCCAACTCATCGATCAGAACGACCCCTGGCGTCTGTTGCAGCAACTCCGGCGCCACCCGCCCGTCCAGAAGATGGCTATTCTGGGTCACCGCCTTGATTGCGATATCAGAAACCAACGCGAGCATCACACTCTGGCCGGCGCTTAAGTTGCTGAAAGGAAGAATCTTTCCCTCAATTCGAAGGAGGATGTCGTCTCTGTCGCCGTCGAACGAGCAGTCCTCCGCACCCGGCACACAGGCCAGAATTGCCGACCGGACCACCTCGAAGCCCGGCCGCCAGGTTCCTTCCCGCTGCCCACGCTCGATGCTCTCTCTACGGAACCAGCGCTGCAATTCGGAGAATCGGATCCGCTCATTGAAACAGTCGTAGAAGGCGTCCCATCGCCGCGCCGGTGTAGCTTTTATGGATGAGCGTCGACGCTCGGCCGAAGGCAGCCATGCCCGGCCGGCCCCGTAATAGGCCAGCACTGGACAGAGAATCTTGCCGCCCGCCGCATCTTGTTGATAGATAGACCGGATTGCCGCCAGGGCGTCCTTCGCATCGACGTTACTCGTGCGGCGCCCTGCGGCGCGAATTTGTCTGGTCCAGGTGAGCCCATTCTGGTCCCCGATTTGGCCGCGTGCCGTGATCCGGACAGGCCGGTGTTCCCTGAACTGGAGGCGATCTCCTCGCCCTTCCGCTTCAAGGCGGATCTCCGAGGGGTAGATCTCCCTGCGGCTATTGGCAAGGGCTGAGTCCGGCACGTCCACCAGCCAGATGCCCGCAGCTACGGCCAACGCGTCCAACACCGACGTCTTGCCGGAGCCATTATCTCCAGCAAAAAGAGTCATTTGCGGATGCAGCTCGAAGCGGGCACGAGAGAACCGTTTGAAGTTCTCCACCTCGATCCACTCAATTCTCATCCTGGACTCCCGGATTTGCTAGGAGAGTATCGCCGGAGGCGATCCTGGCTCACACAGAGAAGGGTATCAGTTCCCGGTTGTCGGTGGCGAATGGACTGCCTTTTCGACCTATTCTTCGTTCCAGAAGCTGTCGCTCAGGTACTTGGCGGCTCCGTCACAGGCGATGGTTACGATGACACCGCGCTTTCCTTCCCGCACCAGCCTGAGGCCTAACTTCCTGGCCGCCACTACGTTACCGGCTGCCGAGATACCCAGCAACAGGCCCTCTTCCCGGGCCATGCGGCGCGCCATCGCGTGCGCGTCCTCGGTCTCGATCCACAGATTTCCATCCGCTACTGAGTCGTCATAGATTCCGGGAACGATCGCCGAGGGCAGATGCTTGGTGCCCTCGACGCCGTGAAACGGGGTGGCCGGCTGGGCCGACCAGCATTCAACATGCGGGAGGTCCCGCTTCAGCCGCCGGGACGTCCCGACGAACGTTCCGGTGGTCCCCATCAGGGCGACGAAGTGGGTCAGGCGGCCGTGCGTCTGCTCCATGATCTCCGGTGCCGTGGTGTGGAAATGGGCCTTCCAGTTGGCGTCGTTGTTGTACTGGTCGGCGTAGAAATATCGTTCAGGATCAGCGGCATACAGCTCGCGGACCTTACGGAATGCGCCGTCCGAACCCTCGCCCGGATCGGTCAGAACCAACTCGGCGCCCAGCACGCTCAGGATCCGTTTGCGCTCCTCACTGGCGTTGGCGGGCAGGCACAGTTTGACCTTGTAACCCCTCGCAGCGGCGATCATCGCGTAGGCGATGCCGGTATTCCCACTTGTAGCATCCAGTATTGTTTTAGACGGATTTAGGCGACCAGAACGCTCTCCATCGAGGATGATGTTGCGGGCAGGCCTGTCTTTGACGGACCCGCCGGGGTTGGAGAACTCGAGCTTCAGCCAGATTTCGATGCCCGGCAGGTCGGCTACGGAGTGGTCGAGACGCACCAGCGGCGTATGGCCGATCAGTGCCAGAAGATGTTGACCGCGCAGTGGCGGCAGTACTGCTGGACTGGCAAGCATTGTAGCCGTCTCCCCTTAAGCCCCAAGAGTCTAAAGTCAATCCGATCAGTTAGTTCTGCGGGCCCGCACCCACAGCCTCTCGCGCGGGTCACTGGCCTTTTGAACGGTGTAATGCCCAGGTTCGAACAAGCCGTCGAAGAACTGCTCCAGTTGGCCGCGGACGGCGGCCCAGCCCTCTTCGGTATTCGGATGCAACAGACGGTCGTTTAGAGTCACTTCCACTTCGTCGTGGCGAAACTTCAGCTTGCCTTCGAACTCCTGCTCCAGGCGGGCGGAGGCCACCAGCGCCGACTCGTAGGCCTGCTTCAGGCTGTCGCCTTCCACGGGCGCCTTACGGTTGTAGAGGACGCCTAACTCATTGTGACCATTGTCTAAACTGTAGTTCGCCTCGTGCCCGATGAGCAGCACCCCGGGCCCGGCGGGCACATGGGAGTAGTCCGTCACATCGATCAGCAGCTCCGGTAGATCGCGTTTCTGGATCCAGCGGTGAAAGACCGGAATCGCTTCTTCCAGGGCGACCTGGGCACCCGGCTCAGCAAAAATCTTGACGTTTACGTGCTCCATCTCGTTATCCCTTCACCGGCGCGGCGGTCATGCGGCCCACGCAGCTATGGCAGGCCTCGATGAAGAGCTGCGCCTCTTCGATCAGCCGGTGGGCTGACTCCGCAGTGCGCTCCGTTCCTACCAACTCGTGCGCATGGAAGAAGTAGTGGGCGAACTTGCCCCCAGCAAAGGGGTCGAAGAACAGTTGGGTGTCGTGGAACTCCTTGCGGAAGGCCTCGACGACACCGTCCGGAGTGTTGATATAGAAAGACTTGTTCCATACCAGCATGGCGGTGGCGGCGCGCAGCATCGAGTCGTAGGCGAGCTTCGATGCCTTGGGTACGTCACCCGCCTCGAGCGCCAGTTGGGCCTCAAAGACCTCGCGTTCGCTGGCGGTCATCTGGAACTCCAGGGGGGATACGACCTCCCCGGCGCACTCGCCAATGCCCATGTCGCCGGTGGTGTATTCGCGAGGGTCATGCCAGTCCGAGTAGAGCGAAGTGTCTTCGCTGTGGAGCGGCATGACCATCAAGTCTTCCAGCATCTTCTTGCACTCGGCCTTGCCGATACGGCGGATAAATGCTTGAAAACTCTCACCATCCGTGCGTTCGCGAGTGTAGCGGTCGAGGATGCGGTCGGCTGCCTCGGGGACTCGCTTCGAAGGAACAGCCCCAATCGCCAAGCCGTAGGAGCCAGCGTTTTCGGTCCACTGTCCGCCCAGCACGACCTGGAAATGCGGAGCCGCGAAACCGCCCTTGTTGCGGCTGACTCCGTAGAAGCCGAGATCCGCTATGTGGTGCTGCCCACAGGAGTTAAAGCAACCGCTGACCTTGATGCGCAGGTTCTTGATGGCCGGGTTTCTCGTCGCGCCGTTCCGCTCCATGCGCTGGCTGAGCTCGCCGGCCAAGCCGCGCGAGGAGGAGATGCCCAGCTTACAGGTGTCGGTGCCAGGGCAAGCGACGGTGTCGGTGATCGTGCCAGCGCCTGAGTGATGCAGGCCAGCGGCCTTCAAATCATTGTAAACAGAAGGTAAATCGGCCTCACTGACCCAGCGGAGGACGATGTTCTGCTCGACCGTCGTGCGGGCCGTCTCGTTGACGTATTTGCGGGCGATGCCGGCCAGGGCGCGGAGCTGATCGGCCGTTAGGTCGCCGAGCGGAAGTGCAACCGTTACAGTGGCATAGCCCACCTGGCGTTGCTTGTAGACGTTGGTCGAATGCCACTGGCGGAAGTCTTCGGGCTGGGCGTTCTCGATCTGCAGCAGGCCCGGATCGCGGAGCGGCGTTTCCTGTTCCTGCTCAATTCCGTCCAGATAGGAAGTCCAACGCGGATCGGGCGTTAGGATCTTGCGCTCCTCCTCCACCAAGCGCTTGAACTCGTCCAGGCCGAGCTTGACGACCAGGAACTTCATACGGGCCGTGTTGCGGTTCTTCTTCTCGCCGAGGCGGGCGAAGACGCGCGTCATGGCTTGGGCGAGGGGCAGAAGCTCCTCCTGCGGGAGGAAGTCAGTGTACAGCTTGGCGACGTAGGGAACGGTGCCAAGTCCCCCGCCTACATAGACTTCGAAGCCGCGTTGGCCGTCTTTGATCTTGGCCACGCAGCCTAAGTCGTGAATACGGACAAGGGCGCACGGATTATCGCCGCAGCCGGAGAAGGCGATCTTGAACTTGCGTCCAAAATCCTGCGTATCTGGATGACCCAAAAGGAAATAGGCCGCCGCTTTGGCGTAGGGAGTGACGTCGAAGGCCTGGTCGCGGCAGACACCG is a genomic window containing:
- a CDS encoding PIN domain-containing protein codes for the protein MVLADTSVWIQHFRKGEPRLSDLLAEGLVVMHPFVLGELACGNLKDRALVLSGLSALPAVKPATHAEVLWLIEDCKLSGRGLGWIDVHILASSLLTHCEFWTLDKRLSEAALELGLGR
- a CDS encoding type II toxin-antitoxin system VapB family antitoxin is translated as MIIDDRLIERAKELTGIDEKTALVRAGLEALIAREAGKRLAALGGTQPKLASIPRRRSA
- the yiaK gene encoding 3-dehydro-L-gulonate 2-dehydrogenase; protein product: MLRVPFQELHEILTRVLLKHGFTPERAALCARLFAETTRDGVYTHGLNRFPRFINNIRDGIVRVHESPELLSAFGVLERWNGRRGPGPLNAYASMGRAIEIARQHGVGCVALSQTNHWMRAGTYGWQAAEAGMIGLCWTNTMPNLPPWGSKVRKLGNNPLVIAVPRAGGHVVLDMAMSQFSYGTLAAYRKRSELLPVDGGFDSDGKLTRDPAAIEQSWRPLPIGYWKGSGLSMMLDLMATMLSGGLATHQISDDMDKETGISQIFLALHPGGLAAAEELTRMADGVVESLRMGEEGAVRYPGEQTLRVREENLRLGVPVEEDVWNVVLSMDHA
- a CDS encoding retron system putative HNH endonuclease translates to MRQIRKGQPPPSLIRHQAARFATYDNYPEKDDLRASLVQEQRGLCCFCLTRIEPNGQSMKIAHWRPQTVQPQDQLSYHNLLGACRGGEGHPHDDQHCDTRQGNRELSRNPAEPNHHIEDLLSYRGDGTIWSTDAQFGFEIAELLNLNSKWLQNQRKAVLSGFFLELGKRSLSRTRLEDLLSRWHGDETVGPLPEYCMVVAFWLRKRLARA
- a CDS encoding AAA family ATPase, translated to MRIEWIEVENFKRFSRARFELHPQMTLFAGDNGSGKTSVLDALAVAAGIWLVDVPDSALANSRREIYPSEIRLEAEGRGDRLQFREHRPVRITARGQIGDQNGLTWTRQIRAAGRRTSNVDAKDALAAIRSIYQQDAAGGKILCPVLAYYGAGRAWLPSAERRRSSIKATPARRWDAFYDCFNERIRFSELQRWFRRESIERGQREGTWRPGFEVVRSAILACVPGAEDCSFDGDRDDILLRIEGKILPFSNLSAGQSVMLALVSDIAIKAVTQNSHLLDGRVAPELLQQTPGVVLIDELDVHLHPSWQRQVVHSLRSTFPAIQFVCTSHSPQVIGEMRPEEIRLLDGDTAVPPAHSFGVDSNRVLEEVMSTSARNPGIEAELSKLFELIDQEDLSGAEKAIAEVARLIGPDDPELTRARTMISFLGAELR
- a CDS encoding cysteine synthase family protein is translated as MLASPAVLPPLRGQHLLALIGHTPLVRLDHSVADLPGIEIWLKLEFSNPGGSVKDRPARNIILDGERSGRLNPSKTILDATSGNTGIAYAMIAAARGYKVKLCLPANASEERKRILSVLGAELVLTDPGEGSDGAFRKVRELYAADPERYFYADQYNNDANWKAHFHTTAPEIMEQTHGRLTHFVALMGTTGTFVGTSRRLKRDLPHVECWSAQPATPFHGVEGTKHLPSAIVPGIYDDSVADGNLWIETEDAHAMARRMAREEGLLLGISAAGNVVAARKLGLRLVREGKRGVIVTIACDGAAKYLSDSFWNEE
- a CDS encoding nitrite/sulfite reductase: MKASNSQWKDHLAGQIEPGLASEIDAFDSEIALKKQGKMEDKVFAETRLRRGAYGQRYDNGQRHDGLESRKLAYANANTKGPTTLWDAPGMQRIKIPFGGLNATQLEVMAELAEEYSDGIAHVTTRQDIQLHFIHIEDTPSIMRRLGAVGITTREACGNTVRNVTSCPLSGVCRDQAFDVTPYAKAAAYFLLGHPDTQDFGRKFKIAFSGCGDNPCALVRIHDLGCVAKIKDGQRGFEVYVGGGLGTVPYVAKLYTDFLPQEELLPLAQAMTRVFARLGEKKNRNTARMKFLVVKLGLDEFKRLVEEERKILTPDPRWTSYLDGIEQEQETPLRDPGLLQIENAQPEDFRQWHSTNVYKQRQVGYATVTVALPLGDLTADQLRALAGIARKYVNETARTTVEQNIVLRWVSEADLPSVYNDLKAAGLHHSGAGTITDTVACPGTDTCKLGISSSRGLAGELSQRMERNGATRNPAIKNLRIKVSGCFNSCGQHHIADLGFYGVSRNKGGFAAPHFQVVLGGQWTENAGSYGLAIGAVPSKRVPEAADRILDRYTRERTDGESFQAFIRRIGKAECKKMLEDLMVMPLHSEDTSLYSDWHDPREYTTGDMGIGECAGEVVSPLEFQMTASEREVFEAQLALEAGDVPKASKLAYDSMLRAATAMLVWNKSFYINTPDGVVEAFRKEFHDTQLFFDPFAGGKFAHYFFHAHELVGTERTAESAHRLIEEAQLFIEACHSCVGRMTAAPVKG